A portion of the Pedobacter cryoconitis genome contains these proteins:
- a CDS encoding O-antigen ligase family protein, which translates to MQRDSNHLFLKKSRIKFLIFGLLIAGISSFATAKLELLVPVVLALLAVFTVYLIFLFRNPKVGLVTLVIYCFLLGFLGREIGGLSYGMGIELLLILTWLSSLIYYKREDWLVIRNDLSLLFLIWFIVSVIEVINPAGASVMGWLMEIRSVALYPVLLIPLSFIVFNKKSDLDLFIKLILGLALIAALNGIKQIHFGLFPGEQRFIDGPGGATHLIFGKLRAFSFYDAGQFGAFEAVFVVMAVVLALGSSKLWKKVTLLTLAGFYGYAMLLSGTRGAFFALVVAAIFAIFLTKNFKVLFLGGLFMAIFLGGLKYTTIGSNYYEINRFRSSLDPEDPSLNVRFNTQRILREYLSSRPFGGGLGVLGAFSEYNQDKFLSIIQPDSYWVKIWAMYGIVGLTLWFSMLMYILGKCCGIIWMIQDKKLKVKLIAILSASAGIFFCSYGNEVINNMPSSLIVCISFVLVYLGPKFDKEIAEEKLIDANNRIVANSLIVVKPI; encoded by the coding sequence ATGCAGCGAGATTCTAATCACCTGTTTTTAAAGAAGTCGAGAATAAAGTTTTTAATTTTTGGTCTTTTAATAGCAGGAATATCCAGTTTTGCAACCGCAAAACTGGAATTATTAGTTCCGGTAGTATTAGCGCTGCTGGCCGTATTTACTGTTTACCTGATTTTTCTTTTCAGAAATCCAAAGGTCGGCCTGGTCACCTTAGTCATCTACTGTTTTTTACTGGGCTTTCTGGGCAGGGAAATAGGGGGTCTGTCTTATGGAATGGGGATCGAATTACTACTGATCCTGACCTGGCTGTCCTCCCTGATTTATTATAAAAGGGAAGACTGGCTGGTGATCCGCAATGACTTGAGCCTGTTATTCCTGATCTGGTTTATTGTCAGTGTAATTGAAGTCATTAATCCTGCTGGTGCAAGTGTAATGGGCTGGCTGATGGAAATCAGGTCTGTTGCCTTATATCCGGTCCTGCTTATCCCTTTGAGTTTTATTGTCTTTAATAAGAAGAGTGATCTTGATCTTTTCATTAAACTGATTCTTGGTTTAGCTCTTATTGCTGCATTAAACGGGATTAAACAGATACATTTTGGCTTATTTCCTGGTGAACAACGCTTTATTGACGGACCAGGCGGGGCAACCCATTTGATTTTTGGAAAACTGCGTGCATTTTCCTTTTATGATGCCGGGCAGTTTGGGGCATTCGAGGCTGTATTTGTGGTGATGGCCGTGGTACTGGCTTTAGGTTCCTCTAAGCTTTGGAAAAAAGTTACTTTATTAACCCTTGCTGGTTTTTACGGTTATGCGATGTTGCTTTCCGGTACAAGGGGGGCATTTTTTGCCTTGGTTGTCGCGGCAATTTTTGCGATATTCCTGACTAAAAACTTCAAGGTATTGTTTTTAGGCGGTTTGTTTATGGCCATCTTTTTAGGTGGGTTGAAATATACCACCATTGGAAGTAATTATTATGAAATTAACCGTTTCAGAAGCTCCCTGGACCCTGAAGATCCATCCTTGAATGTTCGTTTCAATACGCAGCGGATTTTGAGGGAATACCTCAGTTCGCGGCCTTTTGGTGGTGGATTGGGTGTTTTAGGGGCTTTTTCGGAATATAATCAGGATAAATTCCTCTCGATTATACAACCAGACAGCTACTGGGTTAAAATCTGGGCCATGTATGGCATTGTAGGTTTAACGCTGTGGTTTAGTATGCTGATGTATATTCTGGGGAAATGCTGTGGAATTATCTGGATGATACAGGATAAAAAACTGAAAGTAAAACTGATTGCAATCTTATCAGCCAGTGCTGGGATTTTCTTTTGCAGTTATGGAAATGAGGTCATCAATAATATGCCTTCTTCTTTAATTGTCTGTATTTCGTTCGTGCTGGTTTATCTGGGACCTAAATTTGATAAAGAGATTGCAGAGGAAAAATTAATTGATGCCAATAACCGCATTGTTGCGAACAGCCTAATTGTAGTTAAACCAATTTAA
- a CDS encoding TolC family protein, with translation MKKVSALTVLLLSFLCLHVSAQDSIIGDINYGILDKYIQAAKENYPKRKILKAQEDAIKTGIAVAEISYLDMFSASYFYRPGDKQAISTPGQTANPYIVNGIQYGISLNLGAFLQKPFLVKRAKADYKVAQLQTADYDYALVNEVKKRYYTYIQMLSELKIKTQTAQDNNGVAENQRRRFEKGEIPLDAYNGSRVQLSDSNSAKIQTEVNFLNAKDALEEIIGRKLTDIK, from the coding sequence ATGAAAAAAGTATCTGCTCTCACAGTTCTTTTACTATCGTTTCTATGCCTGCACGTATCTGCACAGGATTCGATTATCGGAGACATCAATTACGGCATATTGGATAAATATATCCAGGCTGCAAAAGAAAACTATCCAAAACGCAAGATACTTAAAGCACAGGAAGATGCAATTAAAACTGGTATAGCTGTAGCAGAAATATCTTATCTTGATATGTTCAGTGCTTCTTATTTTTATCGCCCTGGTGATAAACAAGCAATCAGTACACCTGGACAGACTGCAAATCCGTATATTGTAAATGGTATTCAATATGGTATCAGTTTAAACCTGGGCGCTTTCCTGCAGAAACCATTTTTAGTGAAACGTGCAAAAGCTGATTATAAAGTTGCTCAATTGCAAACCGCTGATTATGATTATGCATTAGTAAATGAAGTTAAAAAAAGATATTATACCTATATTCAAATGTTAAGTGAGCTGAAAATTAAAACTCAGACTGCACAGGATAACAATGGGGTAGCTGAAAATCAACGCCGCAGATTTGAAAAAGGTGAGATTCCGTTGGATGCTTATAATGGAAGCAGAGTGCAATTGTCAGATTCTAATTCTGCTAAAATACAGACTGAAGTGAATTTTCTGAATGCTAAAGATGCATTGGAAGAGATAATTGGCAGAAAACTTACCGACATTAAATAA
- a CDS encoding exopolysaccharide transport family protein yields the protein MDIQRFLKLLKRYIWILILVPVVAAVITYFLSKNIPKEYKSQVQISTGLVDQSKQLSSQTQNDYFKTSQQFSNIIEKMKMRKIMSILSYNLIIHDLENPKAAFRKYSPKLDSLPAAQKLELLNTYKKRLAQKVPVTVYDNKRKFKLYDILQSMGYGEAALNKKMMIYRPDNSDFVNIDFTSEDPLLSAYVVNTLATEFISNYSIDVYNNQNNSIAVLDSLLKKKEREMNAKNGALKGFKMKNGVLNLNEQAATVYSQISQYEERKAQAIRDIQANQGALSAIKNKLRGVGDPYMGGTVVEDNNTILNLKSELKAANDRYIDNSFRQSDKRKIDSLQTLISRQSARNSDKNVVDPQIAKQGLIQQKNNLEISTEQIKNTISSIDKQLAKLKGQYNTMVPFDAGIQNYERDADIATKDYMAALERTNTSRTEQNTGLKLQVAQVGLPGSAEASKTIVYIALSGIATFAVCFSLLVLLFLTDHSINTIHQLEAATKMRVLGSLNYIPEQVTDIKSIWNDTKNNNYTIHKDLLRSLRFEIGDEMAKEDSRVLGITSLGVGEGKTFLASNLAYAYAMTGKKVLLIGGDQVAPVLSDSKQLQISQNFETFLVKREIQIDDMITRLNKIDETRSLLEIQSERNLRAGFDVLKKQFDIIIIDVNSLLNINLAKEWLSFTEKNVAVFEAGKTLTGSDKDLIAFLKKQPGFMGWVINKIKLAGIDG from the coding sequence ATGGACATTCAAAGATTTTTAAAGCTGCTCAAAAGATATATATGGATACTGATACTGGTACCTGTAGTCGCTGCCGTTATCACTTATTTTCTATCTAAAAATATTCCTAAAGAGTATAAATCTCAAGTTCAGATTTCTACTGGTCTGGTAGATCAGTCTAAGCAATTGTCTTCACAGACCCAGAATGATTATTTCAAGACCAGTCAGCAATTCAGTAATATTATTGAAAAGATGAAAATGAGAAAGATCATGAGTATTCTTTCTTATAACCTGATTATTCATGACCTGGAAAATCCGAAAGCCGCGTTCAGAAAATATAGTCCTAAACTGGATTCTCTTCCTGCTGCGCAGAAATTGGAATTGCTGAATACTTACAAAAAAAGACTTGCGCAAAAGGTTCCGGTAACCGTTTATGATAACAAAAGGAAATTCAAATTATATGATATCCTGCAATCAATGGGTTATGGTGAAGCTGCCCTGAATAAAAAGATGATGATTTACAGACCTGATAACAGTGATTTTGTAAATATCGATTTTACTTCAGAGGATCCGCTTTTATCTGCTTATGTGGTCAATACTTTAGCCACCGAATTTATCAGCAATTATAGTATTGATGTTTATAACAATCAGAATAACTCTATAGCTGTACTTGATTCCTTACTGAAAAAGAAGGAAAGAGAAATGAATGCTAAAAATGGAGCTCTGAAAGGCTTCAAAATGAAAAATGGTGTACTGAACCTGAACGAACAGGCGGCTACAGTTTATTCTCAAATCTCTCAGTACGAGGAAAGAAAAGCACAGGCAATCCGTGATATTCAGGCAAACCAGGGTGCACTTTCTGCGATCAAGAATAAATTAAGAGGAGTTGGGGACCCTTACATGGGGGGAACTGTTGTAGAGGATAACAATACCATTCTGAATTTAAAAAGCGAATTGAAAGCTGCGAATGACCGTTATATTGATAACAGCTTCAGACAGTCTGATAAACGTAAAATAGATTCTTTACAGACTTTAATATCCAGACAGTCTGCAAGAAATTCTGATAAAAATGTAGTGGATCCGCAGATTGCAAAACAAGGATTAATCCAGCAAAAAAATAACCTGGAGATTTCAACAGAACAGATCAAAAACACGATCAGCTCTATTGATAAACAACTGGCAAAATTGAAAGGACAATACAATACAATGGTTCCTTTTGATGCCGGGATACAAAATTATGAGCGTGATGCTGATATTGCGACTAAAGACTATATGGCCGCGTTGGAACGTACAAATACAAGCCGTACAGAACAAAATACAGGTTTAAAACTTCAGGTTGCACAGGTTGGTTTGCCTGGTTCTGCGGAAGCTTCAAAAACTATTGTATATATCGCTTTATCGGGTATCGCTACTTTTGCAGTTTGTTTCTCTCTTTTGGTATTGCTGTTTTTAACAGATCATTCTATCAATACGATCCACCAGTTGGAAGCTGCGACTAAAATGCGCGTACTGGGCAGTTTGAATTATATCCCTGAGCAGGTTACAGATATCAAATCGATCTGGAATGATACTAAAAATAATAACTATACGATCCATAAAGACTTACTGAGATCATTAAGGTTTGAGATCGGTGATGAAATGGCGAAGGAAGACAGCCGCGTATTGGGGATTACAAGTTTAGGTGTAGGGGAAGGGAAAACATTCCTGGCTTCTAACCTGGCTTATGCTTATGCGATGACTGGTAAAAAAGTATTATTGATTGGTGGTGATCAGGTAGCCCCGGTATTGTCAGACTCTAAACAGTTACAAATCAGTCAGAATTTTGAGACCTTTTTGGTGAAAAGAGAAATACAGATTGATGACATGATTACCCGTCTGAATAAGATTGATGAAACCAGATCTTTATTGGAGATCCAGAGTGAAAGAAATCTGAGAGCTGGATTTGATGTACTTAAAAAACAATTTGATATCATTATCATTGATGTCAATAGCTTATTGAATATTAACCTTGCCAAAGAATGGCTTTCATTTACAGAGAAGAACGTTGCTGTATTTGAAGCAGGTAAAACATTGACTGGTTCAGACAAAGATTTAATAGCCTTTCTTAAGAAACAGCCTGGATTTATGGGCTGGGTGATAAATAAAATAAAATTAGCCGGAATTGATGGTTAA
- a CDS encoding glycosyltransferase, whose product MISQPVEEIVSGRDIVIVGQQPWDVNIGSNCKNIAIELAKHNRVLYVNSALDRITLLRNRKDSKIIKRKAVIKGKTDGLIPVADNLWTLYPDVLIESVNWINNFNIFDWLNKRNNRLFAKSILKTTALLGFKDIILFNDNDMFKSFYLKEFLRPSLSIYYSRDFMLAVDYWKKHGTRIEPALIKKSDLCVANSTYLSNYCKQYNPASFYIGQGCELDIFTSSAALPAVPAIDRLKGPKIGYVGALQSIRLDIELIAHIAVTKPAWNIILVGPEDDVFSASKLHEIPNIHFLGAQKPEDLPQYINAFDLCINPQLVNQVTIGNYPRKIDEYLAMGKPVVATHTEAVTIFEDTVYLAENKESFVTLIEKGLQENTEELVAYRVKIAHSHSWENSVGELYKAMNQVI is encoded by the coding sequence ATGATTAGTCAGCCAGTGGAAGAAATTGTTTCAGGAAGAGATATCGTTATTGTTGGCCAGCAGCCATGGGATGTTAACATTGGAAGTAACTGTAAAAATATAGCCATTGAACTGGCTAAACATAACCGGGTCCTCTATGTTAATTCTGCCTTGGACAGGATAACTTTACTCAGGAACAGAAAAGATAGTAAAATTATCAAACGTAAAGCGGTCATTAAAGGCAAAACAGATGGCCTGATTCCGGTTGCGGATAACTTATGGACTTTATATCCGGATGTATTGATCGAATCTGTGAACTGGATTAATAATTTCAACATTTTCGACTGGTTAAATAAGCGGAATAACAGGCTTTTTGCAAAATCAATTTTAAAAACAACTGCATTGCTGGGGTTCAAGGATATCATACTCTTTAATGACAATGATATGTTCAAGAGTTTTTACCTTAAAGAATTCCTTCGTCCTTCGTTGAGTATTTATTATTCCAGAGATTTTATGCTGGCTGTGGACTATTGGAAAAAACATGGGACAAGAATTGAACCCGCACTCATTAAAAAAAGTGATCTGTGCGTTGCAAATTCCACTTACTTAAGTAATTATTGTAAACAATATAATCCGGCTTCCTTTTATATCGGACAGGGCTGTGAACTTGATATTTTTACCAGTTCCGCAGCTTTACCTGCCGTGCCTGCTATTGATCGTTTAAAGGGGCCAAAAATTGGCTATGTGGGCGCATTACAAAGTATCCGTCTGGATATAGAATTGATTGCGCATATTGCAGTGACCAAACCAGCCTGGAATATTATTTTAGTTGGCCCTGAGGATGATGTATTTAGCGCAAGTAAATTACATGAAATTCCGAACATCCATTTTCTGGGTGCACAGAAACCTGAAGATTTACCACAGTATATCAATGCATTTGATTTATGTATCAACCCTCAGCTGGTGAACCAGGTAACAATCGGAAACTATCCAAGGAAAATTGATGAGTACCTGGCGATGGGAAAACCTGTGGTCGCTACGCATACTGAGGCCGTAACGATTTTTGAAGATACCGTTTACCTTGCAGAAAATAAAGAGAGTTTTGTTACGCTGATTGAAAAAGGCTTGCAGGAAAATACGGAGGAATTAGTAGCTTACCGGGTGAAGATTGCACATTCGCATTCCTGGGAAAATAGTGTGGGTGAATTGTATAAGGCTATGAATCAAGTTATATAA
- a CDS encoding glycosyltransferase, which yields MKITLWIILQIIIGYNLVLPIVLFLFYKLFRKERKNSLHQADYDYAIIVTAYEQTGLLHSVVDSLLQVNYKNYLIYVVADNCDISNLHFNNEKVVLLRPETVLASNTRSHLYAISHFKRAHEILTIIDSDNLTDPEYINELNVFFDQGFEAVQGVRAAKNLNTTFACLDAARDIYYHFYDGKILFELGSSATLAGSGMAFKTALYKACFENLDITGAGFDKVLQAQLLKQGKRIAFAENAIVFDEKTTNSAQLVNQRSRWINTWFKYFGYGFDILFKGIKGLNRNQFLFGVILLRPPLFMFILLSMFCAFINLFIFPFYTLIWFIAFGLFAISFLIALWSHPTDARIYKSLINIPKFIFFQLLSLVHAKQANKRSVATKHEINS from the coding sequence ATGAAGATAACGCTCTGGATAATTTTGCAAATCATTATTGGATACAATCTTGTGCTTCCAATAGTACTTTTCTTGTTTTATAAACTCTTTAGAAAAGAGAGAAAGAACAGCCTGCATCAGGCAGACTATGATTATGCGATCATTGTTACTGCCTATGAGCAAACCGGGCTGCTGCACTCGGTAGTTGATTCTTTACTGCAGGTGAATTATAAAAACTACCTGATTTATGTAGTAGCTGATAATTGCGATATCTCCAATCTGCATTTTAACAATGAAAAAGTAGTGCTGCTCAGACCGGAGACTGTTTTAGCCAGTAATACCAGGTCGCATCTTTACGCGATCAGTCACTTTAAAAGAGCGCATGAGATCCTGACTATCATTGATAGTGATAACCTGACAGATCCTGAATATATCAATGAATTAAATGTATTTTTTGACCAGGGATTTGAAGCTGTACAAGGCGTCAGGGCGGCTAAAAATCTGAATACAACATTTGCCTGCCTGGATGCAGCAAGAGATATCTATTATCATTTTTATGATGGAAAGATTTTATTTGAACTCGGCTCATCGGCTACATTGGCCGGATCCGGAATGGCTTTCAAAACAGCATTGTACAAAGCCTGTTTTGAAAACCTGGATATTACCGGGGCAGGGTTTGATAAGGTATTACAGGCACAACTTTTAAAGCAGGGAAAACGCATTGCATTTGCTGAAAATGCGATTGTATTTGATGAAAAAACCACGAATTCTGCACAACTGGTGAATCAGCGTTCCAGATGGATCAATACCTGGTTTAAGTATTTTGGGTATGGATTTGATATTTTATTTAAGGGAATCAAAGGATTGAACCGGAACCAGTTTTTATTTGGTGTGATCCTGTTAAGGCCGCCTTTGTTTATGTTCATTTTGTTATCCATGTTTTGCGCCTTTATCAATTTGTTTATTTTCCCTTTTTATACTTTGATCTGGTTCATTGCTTTTGGCCTTTTTGCAATTAGTTTCCTGATTGCATTATGGAGCCATCCTACAGATGCAAGAATTTACAAATCGTTAATTAACATTCCTAAGTTTATATTTTTTCAATTGTTATCTTTAGTGCATGCGAAGCAGGCTAATAAGCGCTCTGTTGCTACTAAACATGAAATTAATTCATAA
- a CDS encoding glycosyltransferase family 2 protein, protein MKHQYNPAWIDQFLYTYEKYEDIDPAVFSAVNKDLDRVQSKDPLVSVVVIAWNEEINILRCVASLSKMVTAIPFEIIVVNNNSKDKTQQTIDQLQVKSFNELTQGAGPARQKGQENALGKYILTADADCFYPEVWIDEMMRVLTQKDVVCVYGRYSFIGEPGFPRWKLRILEKLKDAMAEIRHIKQPYFNTFGISMGYVKEFGLKIGFIKINRRGEDGQLCMDLMRYGKIKQVKSRKARVWTGVRTLSQNGSFYNIVISRIKEDLKRFKYNFITRN, encoded by the coding sequence ATGAAACATCAATATAATCCCGCCTGGATAGATCAGTTTCTTTATACTTATGAAAAGTATGAAGATATAGATCCTGCTGTATTTTCGGCGGTCAATAAGGACCTTGACCGGGTACAAAGTAAAGACCCGCTGGTAAGTGTGGTGGTAATTGCATGGAATGAGGAGATTAATATCCTGCGTTGTGTGGCTTCTTTGTCTAAAATGGTCACTGCTATTCCTTTTGAAATTATTGTAGTGAATAATAATTCAAAGGATAAAACACAGCAAACGATTGATCAGCTGCAGGTGAAGTCTTTTAATGAATTAACACAAGGAGCAGGGCCGGCAAGACAAAAAGGGCAGGAAAATGCTTTGGGAAAATATATCTTAACTGCTGATGCTGACTGCTTTTACCCTGAAGTCTGGATAGATGAGATGATGCGTGTACTGACACAAAAAGACGTAGTCTGCGTGTATGGAAGATATTCTTTTATAGGAGAGCCTGGTTTTCCCCGATGGAAATTAAGGATCCTGGAGAAATTAAAAGATGCCATGGCCGAAATCAGGCATATTAAACAGCCCTATTTCAATACTTTTGGGATCAGTATGGGTTATGTGAAAGAATTTGGCCTCAAAATTGGTTTTATAAAAATCAACAGGAGAGGTGAAGATGGACAACTTTGTATGGATTTGATGCGCTATGGCAAGATTAAGCAGGTAAAATCCAGGAAGGCCAGGGTATGGACAGGGGTAAGAACACTGAGCCAGAATGGATCTTTTTATAATATTGTAATTTCCAGAATCAAAGAAGATCTTAAAAGATTTAAGTA
- a CDS encoding acyltransferase yields the protein MSLSAKIKANPVLKKIAHRMLIPANDFRPRLWVRLFINPFKHKKGKGSTVRSKTRMDVFPFNHFELGDYSMIEDFSTINNGVGDVVIGTKTIIGIGCTVIGPVRIGNHVMLAQNIVISGLNHGYELITMPPSEQQTVTKKITIKDEVWIGANCVITAGVTIGKHAIIGAGSVVTKDIPDYSVAVGNPARVIKVYNFENKIWEKIKSS from the coding sequence ATGTCATTATCCGCGAAAATAAAAGCAAATCCGGTATTGAAAAAGATAGCGCACCGGATGTTGATCCCTGCTAACGATTTCAGGCCAAGATTATGGGTCAGATTGTTTATAAATCCTTTCAAACATAAAAAAGGAAAAGGATCAACTGTGCGGTCAAAGACCAGGATGGATGTTTTTCCTTTCAATCATTTTGAGTTGGGGGATTACAGCATGATTGAAGATTTTTCTACGATCAATAACGGCGTTGGGGACGTAGTGATCGGTACAAAAACGATTATTGGGATCGGTTGCACAGTAATTGGCCCGGTAAGGATAGGAAACCATGTGATGTTAGCTCAGAATATTGTAATTTCAGGACTTAATCATGGTTATGAATTGATAACTATGCCTCCAAGTGAGCAGCAGACGGTTACTAAAAAAATAACTATTAAAGATGAAGTCTGGATAGGCGCAAATTGCGTAATTACCGCTGGCGTGACTATTGGTAAACATGCAATTATAGGTGCCGGGAGTGTAGTGACTAAAGATATACCTGATTATTCGGTAGCTGTTGGAAATCCGGCAAGAGTAATAAAAGTATATAATTTTGAAAATAAGATATGGGAAAAGATAAAATCAAGTTGA